From a region of the Nitrospira sp. genome:
- the ruvX gene encoding Holliday junction resolvase RuvX, with amino-acid sequence MPGRILALDYGTKRIGVALSDELRWTAQPLETLERRTLDRDIAHIQHLVNLHDVREVLIGLPLRLNGEAGPAAQAVQGFVIRLGETLSVPIVTWDERMTTKAAEDLLIAADVSRKKRKGVVDRVAAAILLQGYLEAQTSSSVQSGTDSAVTETGEEEIESSPNDQSYEVAPDLHRSHHHRRSRRGGRLSDDSMG; translated from the coding sequence ATGCCTGGCCGTATTCTCGCACTCGATTACGGGACCAAGCGGATCGGCGTTGCTCTCAGCGACGAGCTGAGATGGACGGCGCAACCGCTCGAAACCTTGGAGCGTCGGACGCTGGACCGTGACATCGCCCATATCCAACACTTGGTGAATCTTCACGATGTCCGGGAGGTGCTGATCGGGCTTCCATTGCGCCTCAACGGCGAAGCAGGACCGGCGGCTCAGGCCGTTCAGGGCTTTGTAATCCGGTTAGGGGAAACGCTCTCAGTCCCGATCGTGACCTGGGACGAGCGCATGACGACGAAAGCAGCGGAAGACTTGTTGATCGCTGCCGACGTCAGTCGAAAGAAGCGCAAGGGGGTCGTGGATCGTGTGGCCGCTGCCATACTCTTACAAGGGTATCTTGAGGCACAAACCTCTTCTTCCGTTCAGAGTGGAACCGACAGTGCAGTTACTGAGACGGGGGAAGAGGAGATAGAGTCGTCTCCGAACGACCAATCTTATGAAGTTGCGCCTGATCTTCATCGTAGCCATCACCATCGTCGCTCTCGCCGGGGCGGTCGCTTATCAGATGATTCGATGGGCTGA
- the alaS gene encoding alanine--tRNA ligase produces MTQSAQELRQSFIRYFEQQGHQAVPSSALLPQADPTLLFTNAGMNQFKRVFLGEDTRPYTRAVSVQKCLRAGGKHNDLENVGYTRRHHTFFEMLGNFSFGDYFKEEAIRFGWEFLTQTVGLAKDRMWVTVFREDDEADRFWRQIGVSPSRIVRCDEKDNFWQMADTGPCGPCSEIHFDQGPAVPGDDGPNGAGDRVIEIWNLVFMQYNRDASGTLTPLPKPSIDTGMGLERLTAVAQGVFSNYDTDLFTPLLAAVARRAGTEYGVKETADRSMRVIADHLRAITFLMADGVLPSNEGRGYVLRRILRRAARHGRLLGIVEPFLHELSVVVVEQMTGAYPEVRMAAGTITEATRGEEERFIATLDQGLPILNDMIEKTRGASRTALAGGDVFKLYDTYGFPMDLITEACREQGMTVDEPGFDAAIEEQRTRARKTGGFEQDTTRPAVAELTKRIGGTQFVGYDRLESDSVLRAILKGEQLVKEAAEGDEVEVALDVTPFYAEGGGQVGDRGTLVGPEGLVDITDTTRAAPALILHKGTVRKGRIREGEQLRMTVNPSTRQDAARNHTATHLVHAALRDLLGPHVKQYGSLVGPNRLRFDFAHFRPLSSRDIDDIESTVNGEIRRNEAVRTEVMSIQDAVEKGALAFFGDKYGEQVRVVSVESFSKELCGGTHCRQTGDIGLFRIVSEAGVAAGVRRIEAQTGSGAYGLMKKLEADVRELSELLKVGQSELAAKTRKLLVQLKDKERELEEVKLKMAGGSAAASSAKTIAGVTVHAQRTDGLDVNGMRALADQLRDKLKSGVIALGAASGDGKVSLLVVVTKDLIGTLKAGELIKAMALEVGGTGGGRPEMAQAGGKDPAKLDTALEKVFGLVESTLRR; encoded by the coding sequence ATGACACAGAGCGCACAGGAACTCAGACAGTCGTTCATTCGCTACTTCGAGCAGCAGGGGCATCAGGCAGTGCCCAGCTCGGCCTTGCTTCCCCAGGCCGACCCGACGTTATTGTTCACCAACGCCGGCATGAACCAATTCAAGCGGGTCTTCCTCGGAGAAGACACGCGGCCTTACACGCGGGCCGTGTCCGTGCAAAAATGCCTGCGCGCCGGAGGCAAGCACAATGACCTCGAAAACGTGGGCTACACCAGGCGCCACCACACGTTCTTTGAGATGCTGGGCAACTTTTCCTTCGGCGACTACTTCAAGGAAGAGGCGATCCGATTCGGCTGGGAATTTTTGACGCAGACGGTCGGGCTGGCGAAGGACCGGATGTGGGTGACGGTATTCCGCGAGGATGACGAAGCCGATCGGTTTTGGAGGCAGATCGGTGTGTCGCCGTCACGCATCGTGCGGTGCGATGAAAAAGATAACTTCTGGCAAATGGCGGACACCGGCCCCTGCGGCCCTTGCTCGGAGATTCATTTCGATCAGGGTCCTGCAGTTCCCGGCGATGATGGGCCGAACGGGGCGGGCGATCGCGTGATCGAAATCTGGAACCTCGTCTTCATGCAGTACAACCGGGATGCGTCCGGTACGTTGACTCCTTTGCCGAAGCCGAGCATCGATACCGGGATGGGCCTCGAACGGCTGACGGCGGTCGCGCAGGGCGTCTTCAGCAATTATGACACCGATCTGTTCACACCGCTGCTGGCGGCAGTCGCCAGGCGGGCGGGCACCGAGTATGGCGTGAAAGAGACGGCGGATCGCTCCATGCGCGTCATTGCCGACCATCTGCGGGCGATCACTTTTCTCATGGCCGACGGCGTGTTGCCGTCGAACGAAGGGCGTGGGTATGTGTTGCGGCGCATTCTGCGCCGCGCCGCGCGGCACGGCAGGCTGCTCGGCATCGTCGAGCCCTTTCTGCATGAACTCAGCGTGGTCGTCGTCGAGCAGATGACCGGCGCCTATCCGGAAGTGCGCATGGCGGCCGGCACGATCACTGAGGCAACGAGGGGCGAAGAAGAACGGTTTATCGCGACACTCGATCAGGGGTTACCGATCTTGAACGACATGATCGAAAAGACGCGAGGGGCTAGCCGGACGGCCTTGGCGGGTGGGGACGTGTTCAAGCTCTACGACACGTATGGATTTCCCATGGACCTGATTACAGAGGCTTGCCGAGAGCAGGGGATGACGGTCGATGAACCAGGCTTCGATGCGGCGATTGAGGAGCAGCGGACCCGCGCGCGCAAGACCGGCGGGTTTGAGCAGGACACGACTCGCCCGGCGGTGGCCGAGTTGACCAAGCGGATCGGGGGTACGCAGTTCGTCGGTTATGACCGGTTGGAGAGCGACAGCGTGCTACGCGCGATTCTCAAGGGCGAGCAGTTGGTGAAGGAAGCGGCGGAAGGCGACGAAGTCGAAGTCGCGCTGGATGTGACGCCTTTTTATGCCGAAGGCGGTGGACAGGTCGGGGACCGAGGAACATTGGTGGGGCCAGAAGGGCTGGTGGATATCACGGATACGACGAGAGCGGCGCCGGCCCTCATCCTTCATAAGGGGACTGTCCGCAAAGGGCGCATCCGGGAAGGCGAACAACTTCGCATGACGGTCAACCCCTCGACGCGCCAGGACGCCGCGCGCAATCACACGGCCACGCATCTGGTCCATGCGGCTCTGCGCGATCTCCTCGGCCCGCATGTGAAGCAGTACGGGTCGCTGGTCGGGCCGAACCGGCTCCGGTTCGACTTTGCCCACTTCCGGCCGCTGTCGTCCCGCGACATCGACGACATCGAATCGACGGTGAACGGGGAAATCCGTAGGAACGAGGCGGTTCGTACCGAGGTCATGAGTATTCAGGACGCGGTGGAGAAAGGGGCCCTGGCATTCTTTGGCGATAAGTATGGCGAGCAGGTGCGTGTGGTCAGCGTCGAGTCGTTCAGCAAGGAACTTTGCGGCGGCACCCACTGCCGGCAGACGGGCGACATCGGACTTTTCCGCATCGTGTCGGAGGCAGGCGTCGCCGCCGGCGTGCGTCGGATCGAGGCTCAGACCGGCAGCGGGGCCTATGGGCTCATGAAGAAACTCGAGGCCGATGTCAGAGAACTGTCGGAGTTGTTGAAGGTGGGACAGTCCGAACTGGCCGCCAAGACCCGTAAACTCCTGGTCCAGCTCAAGGACAAGGAACGGGAGCTGGAAGAAGTGAAGCTCAAGATGGCCGGTGGCTCAGCGGCGGCATCGAGCGCCAAAACCATCGCCGGAGTGACGGTCCACGCGCAGCGGACGGACGGGCTGGATGTGAACGGCATGCGGGCGTTGGCGGATCAGCTTCGGGACAAGCTGAAGAGCGGCGTCATCGCGCTGGGAGCGGCTTCCGGTGACGGAAAGGTTTCATTGCTGGTCGTGGTGACGAAGGATTTGATCGGCACACTCAAGGCCGGTGAACTCATCAAAGCGATGGCGTTGGAAGTAGGCGGTACCGGCGGTGGCCGCCCGGAAATGGCTCAAGCCGGCGGGAAGGACCCTGCCAAGCTCGATACGGCGTTGGAAAAAGTTTTTGGCCTAGTCGAAAGCACCCTCCGGCGGTAG
- the mltG gene encoding endolytic transglycosylase MltG, with translation MKLRLIFIVAITIVALAGAVAYQMIRWAEAPVLSESDHPQEKLVVIAEGTPFNQVATLLERERLIRSRLAFLLLGKFQEADRKIHPGEYELNAAMRPAEILSKFLAGRVVLHAVTIPEGYTITQIADVLDEQRITNRAEFVKLASDKSFIETLGISADTVEGYLYPDTYRFARSTAAKDVIRAMMDQLGRVMTPEWQARAKDINMTLHEVLTLASVIEKETGSGDERPQISSVFHNRLKKRIPLQSDPTVIYGLENFDGNLHKRDLSHPSPYNTYRWTGLPPGPIASPGAQSIRAALYPTPSAYLYFVSKNDGTHQFSATLVEHNKAVERYQKRPFRRGTHSQTFVVPCDTNVISQKGVA, from the coding sequence ATGAAGTTGCGCCTGATCTTCATCGTAGCCATCACCATCGTCGCTCTCGCCGGGGCGGTCGCTTATCAGATGATTCGATGGGCTGAGGCCCCGGTCCTTTCCGAGTCCGATCATCCTCAGGAGAAACTCGTGGTGATCGCCGAAGGGACTCCGTTCAACCAAGTCGCGACCTTACTGGAACGGGAGCGGTTGATCAGGAGCCGCTTGGCATTTCTGCTTTTGGGAAAGTTTCAGGAAGCTGACCGCAAGATTCACCCCGGAGAGTACGAGCTCAATGCCGCCATGCGGCCGGCCGAGATCCTATCCAAGTTCCTTGCCGGTCGAGTGGTGCTACATGCCGTCACGATTCCCGAAGGGTATACGATCACTCAAATCGCCGATGTGCTGGATGAACAGCGTATTACGAATAGGGCGGAGTTCGTCAAATTGGCGTCCGACAAGTCCTTCATTGAGACCTTGGGAATTTCTGCGGATACCGTGGAAGGGTATCTGTATCCGGACACGTATCGTTTTGCCAGATCGACGGCGGCGAAAGACGTCATCAGAGCGATGATGGATCAACTCGGGCGTGTGATGACCCCGGAGTGGCAGGCACGGGCCAAAGATATCAACATGACGCTGCATGAGGTTTTGACGCTGGCCTCAGTCATCGAAAAAGAAACCGGTTCCGGAGACGAGCGGCCTCAGATCTCATCCGTGTTTCACAATCGACTGAAGAAGCGCATTCCCCTGCAGAGCGATCCGACCGTCATCTACGGGTTGGAGAATTTCGACGGAAACCTTCACAAAAGAGATCTCTCCCATCCCAGCCCCTACAATACCTACCGTTGGACCGGTTTGCCGCCTGGTCCCATTGCGAGCCCGGGGGCACAATCGATCCGTGCCGCGTTATATCCGACGCCTTCCGCATACCTGTATTTTGTCTCCAAGAATGATGGGACACACCAGTTTTCCGCCACGCTCGTGGAGCATAATAAGGCCGTGGAGCGATACCAGAAACGGCCTTTTCGGCGAGGAACTCATTCCCAAACGTTTGTGGTTCCATGCGATACGAACGTTATTTCCCAGAAAGGAGTAGCCTAG
- the deoC gene encoding deoxyribose-phosphate aldolase: MSAWNLPELIDHTVLRPDASKSDIIRLCQEAKDNGFMVIFVPPCYIDEAVAAVAGTKIRVGIPIGFPLGGHSTHTKVAEAIEAVSRGARVLDMVLNVSRLKSGDHDSVRKDIAEVVKSTPGVEHKVILETCYLTQQEKRTACHLVVEAGADYVKTSTGFGAAGATIEDVRLLKETVAGRAKVKASGGIRDWKTTLAMLEAGADRIGTSASLSIIHEWRTESSK, translated from the coding sequence ATGTCAGCCTGGAATCTTCCGGAACTCATCGATCACACAGTGCTGCGGCCGGATGCCTCGAAGTCCGACATTATCCGGCTCTGTCAGGAGGCAAAGGACAACGGCTTCATGGTCATTTTTGTTCCTCCATGCTACATCGATGAGGCGGTTGCGGCCGTGGCCGGCACGAAGATTCGTGTCGGGATTCCGATCGGCTTTCCTTTAGGCGGGCACAGCACGCACACCAAAGTCGCCGAAGCGATTGAAGCGGTGTCACGCGGTGCCAGGGTATTGGACATGGTCCTGAACGTGAGCCGGCTCAAGTCGGGCGATCACGACTCTGTGCGGAAGGATATTGCCGAAGTGGTGAAATCGACGCCCGGGGTTGAGCACAAAGTCATACTCGAGACGTGTTATCTGACACAGCAGGAGAAGCGGACCGCCTGTCATTTGGTCGTGGAAGCCGGGGCGGATTATGTCAAAACCTCGACGGGTTTCGGTGCAGCGGGGGCAACGATCGAAGATGTTCGATTGCTGAAGGAAACCGTCGCAGGGCGGGCCAAGGTCAAAGCTTCCGGCGGTATTCGAGATTGGAAAACGACCCTCGCGATGCTGGAAGCCGGAGCCGACCGGATCGGCACCAGCGCCAGTCTCTCCATCATCCAC